One part of the Sardina pilchardus chromosome 5, fSarPil1.1, whole genome shotgun sequence genome encodes these proteins:
- the smpd1 gene encoding sphingomyelin phosphodiesterase: MLATMNTLKVSFFGFSCLFVTVTLINFGSSIPLQETNVGQVSFVEQLGRFGVGFNWRNLTCPLCKTLFTALDIALLSDTNKERVAHAVSEACIRLHLADEHVCREIIELFSDDFITTLQKSILWPTEACAVLVGPSCGHFDIYAPWNVTLPAVPKPPITPPMPPKPGSPQSRVLFLTDIHWDREYAEGSNADCKDPLCCRNGSGLPSWKHHGAGYWGTYSKCDLPLRTVDNLLANVAKDGPWDWVYWTGDIPAHNVWSQTRAQQLIELTTISRLIHKHLGPNVVVYPAVGNHESTPVNSFPPPFIHGNRSSHWLYDTMAEEWAVWLPPQALQTIRHAGFYTVQIQPGLRLVSLNMNFCARENYWLMVNSTDPADQLQWLVHILQDAENKGEKVHIIGHIPPGLCLASWSWNYYHIVNRYEGTITGQFFGHTHVDEFQMFYDEETMSRPLGVSYIAPSVTTFVNLNPGYRVYYVDGNYPESSRFVLDHETYILNLTEANNRPNATSPLSAAAPDPNPKWTLLYRASKAYGLTSLFPSDWHGLIQTFLQDDRYFQKYWYLMHKGHVSEPCKDTCKTANICFLKSSRYQELVQCNILSGLGRKKEGYVRKTMC, from the exons ATGTTAGCCACCATGAATACGCTCAAAGTGTCCTTCTTTGGCTTTTCTTGTCTCTTCGTCACGGTCACCTTGATCAATTTCGGTTCATCAATCCCTCTGCAAGAGACGAATGTTGGTCAGGTGAGCTTTGTAGAGCAATTGGGTCGATTTGGTGTCGGATTCAACTGGCGCAACCTCACGTGTCCTCTGTGCAAGACACTTTTCACCGCCCTAGACATCGCATTGTTG AGTGACACAAATAAGGAGCGAGTGGCTCACGCCGTGAGTGAAGCTTGCATCCGCCTGCACCTGGCAGACGAGCATGTGTGCCGCGAGATCATCGAGCTGTTCAGCGACGACTTCATCACTACGCTGCAGAAGTCCATCCTGTGGCCGACGGAGGCCTGCGCCGTCCTCGTAGGCCCCAGCTGCGGCCACTTCGACATCTACGCGCCTTGGAACGTCACCCTGCCGGCGGTGCCCAAGCCGCCCATCACCCCGCCCATGCCACCCAAACCCGGTTCCCCCCAGAGCCGCGTGCTCTTCCTCACCGACATCCACTGGGACCGGGAGTACGCTGAGGGCAGCAACGCTGACTGCAAGGACCCGCTGTGCTGCCGCAACGGCTCGGGCCTGCCCAGCTGGAAGCACCATGGCGCCGGCTACTGGGGCACCTACAGCAAGTGCGACCTGCCCCTGCGCACCGTGGACAACCTCCTGGCGAACGTGGCCAAGGACGGGCCCTGGGACTGGGTCTACTGGACGGGCGACATCCCGGCGCACAACGTGTGGTCGCAGACGCGCGCGCAGCAGCTGATCGAGCTCACCACCATCTCGAGGCTCATTCACAAGCACCTGGGCCCCAACGTCGTCGTCTACCCGGCTGTGGGCAACCACGAGAGCACCCCGGTCAACAGCTTCCCACCGCCCTTCATCCACGGCAACCGTTCGTCCCACTGGCTCTATGACACCATGGCGGAGGAGTGGGCTGTGTGGCTGCCCCCTCAGGCCCTCCAAACCATCAG GCATGCTGGTTTCTACACGGTCCAGATCCAGCCAGGCTTGCGGCTGGTGTCCCTCAACATGAACTTCTGCGCCCGAGAGAACTACTGGCTCATGGTGAACTCCACGGACCCAGCGGACCAGCTGCAGTGGCTCGTCCACATCCTTCAGGATGCCGAGAACAAGGGCGAGAAG GTTCATATCATAGGACATATCCCACCTGGACTTTGTTTAGCCAGTTGGAGCTGGAACTATTATCACATAGTCAACAG ATACGAAGGCACCATCACGGGACAGTTCTTTGGTCACACCCATGTTGACGAGTTTCAGATGTTTTATGATGAGGAGACCATGTCCAGGCCACTGGGTGTTTCCTATATCGCACCAAGTGTCACCACGTTTGTTAACCTTAACCCAG GCTATCGCGTGTATTACGTTGATGGAAACTACCCTGAGAGTTCCCGCTTTGTGCTGGATCACGAAACGTATATCCTTAACCTCACTGAGGCAAACAATCGGCCCAATGCCACCTCacccctctctgctgctgccccCGACCCCAACCCCAAATGGACCCTCCTTTACCGAGCCTCCAAGGCCTATGGCCTGACCAGCCTCTTCCCCTCCGACTGGCACGGCCTCATTCAGACCTTCCTGCAGGACGACCGGTACTTCCAGAAGTACTGGTACCTGATGCACAAGGGCCACGTGTCGGAGCCCTGCAAGGACACCTGCAAGACGGCCAACATCTGCTTCTTGAAGAGCAGCCGATACCAGGAGCTGGTGCAGTGCAACATCTTGAGCGGCCTCGGCCGCAAGAAGGAAGGATACGTCCGCAAAACAATGTGTTAA
- the tpte gene encoding putative tyrosine-protein phosphatase TPTE isoform X2 — protein sequence MSSVHFNPGLDAKEVNGNKEIEEAQVKIDDGKEENDEPDTLYQQVRKKITPFVMSFGFRVFGVVLIIVDICLVIADLAIPQENRAGLGDALEAISLAISIFFLVDVLLRVYVEGFKVYYASKLNIMDTCIVVVTLVITMIYTFSDFSGASLIPRVFNFLKALRIIILFRVFRLASQKQELEKVTRRMVSENKRRYQKDGFDLDLTYVTDRVIAMSFPSSGKQSLYRNPIKEVARFLDTKHLDHYKVYNLCSEKAYDHKFFHYRVERVLIDDHNVPSLDDMLKYTASVREWMSADSRNVIAIHCKGGKGRTGTLVCTWLIDSDQFESAQESLDYFGERRTDKSMSSKFQGVETPSQSRYVGYYEVMKTKYNRQLPPDRFLRIKSVRIHSIAGVGKGSGIDLTVKIIVRRELVFQCICAKQEKCALFPDTGNNAVVISLQDCPVISGDIKVMFESSAGLPKGYENCPFYFWFNTSFVENDKLFLSREELDNPHKSKVWDIYKEDFGVTLSFCDP from the exons ATGTCATCCGTGCATTTTAACCCTGGGCTGGATGCCAAAGAGGTTAATGG aaataaagaaatagaaGAAGCTCAAGTCAAGATTGATGATGGCAAAGAGGAGAATGATGAGCCTGACACTCTCTACCA GCAAGTCCGAAAGAAGATTACTCCCTTTGTGATGTCCTTTGGTTTTCG AGTGTTTGGTGTGGTGCTCATCATTGTGGACATCTGTCTGGTCATCGCTGACTTGGCCATTCCCCAGGAGAACCGAGCAGGCCTGGGCGATGCACTGGAGGCTATCTCTCTGGCCATCTCCATCTTCTTCCTGGTGGATGTGCTCCTCAGGGTATATGTGGAAGG aTTCAAAGTGTACTACGCCTCCAAGCTGAATATCATGGACACCTGCATTGTGGTGGTTACCTTGGTCATCACTATGATCTATACTTTCTCAGACTTCTCAGGAGCAAGCCTCATACCAAG AGTGTTTAACTTCCTGAAGGCATTGAGAATCATTATCCTGTTCCGTGTCTTCCGCCTGGCCTCACAGAAGCAGGAGCTGGAGAAAGTTACCAGGAGAATG GTCTCCGAAAACAAGCGGCGGTATCAGAAGGACGGGTTTGACCTTGACCTTACGTATGTCACAG ATCGAGTCATCGCCATGTCTTTTCCATCATCTGGGAAGCAGTCTCTCTACAGGAATCCAATCAAA gAAGTGGCAAGATTCCTTGACACCAAACATCTTGATCATTACAAAGTATACAACCTCTGCA GTGAAAAGGCCTATGATCACAAGTTTTTCCACTACAGAGTGGAGCGCGTGCTCATAGACGACCACAACGTGCCATCTTTAGA TGATATGCTGAAGTACACTgccagtgtgagagagtggatgtCAGCAGATTCCAGGAATGTTATTGCCATTCACTGCAAAGGAGGGAAGG GGCGGACTGGGACGCTAGTCTGCACATGGCTCATTGACAGTGATCAGTTTGAGAGCGCTCAG GAGAGTCTGGACTACTTTGGAGAGAGGAGAACTGACAAAAGCATGAGCTCCAAGTTCCAGGGAGTGGAGACACCCTCTCAG AGCAGGTACGTTGGATATTATGAAGTCATGAAGACCAAGTATAACCGTCAGCTGCCCCCTGACAGGTTCCTGAGGATAAAGAGCGTCCGCATCCACTCCATCGCAG GTGTGGGCAAAGGCAGTGGCATTGACCTGACAGTAAAAATTATTGTGAGGAGAGAACTTGTGTTCCAGTGTATCTGTGCCAAGCAGGAGAAATGTGCG CTGTTTCCAGATACTGGCAATAATGCCGTGGTCATCAGTTTACAGGACTGCCCAGTTATCTCGGGAGATATCAAGGTCATGTTTGAATCTAGTGCT GGCCTTCCGAAGGGATATGAGAACTGCCCCTTCTACTTCTGGTTCAATACCTCCTTTGTTGAGAATGATAA GTTGTTTCTGTCCAGGGAAGAACTGGACAATCCACACAAATCAAAGGTGTGGGACATCTACAAAGAGGACTTTGGTGTGACTCTGTCCTTCTGTGACCCTTGA
- the tpte gene encoding putative tyrosine-protein phosphatase TPTE isoform X1 — protein sequence MDPADMSSVHFNPGLDAKEVNGNKEIEEAQVKIDDGKEENDEPDTLYQQVRKKITPFVMSFGFRVFGVVLIIVDICLVIADLAIPQENRAGLGDALEAISLAISIFFLVDVLLRVYVEGFKVYYASKLNIMDTCIVVVTLVITMIYTFSDFSGASLIPRVFNFLKALRIIILFRVFRLASQKQELEKVTRRMVSENKRRYQKDGFDLDLTYVTDRVIAMSFPSSGKQSLYRNPIKEVARFLDTKHLDHYKVYNLCSEKAYDHKFFHYRVERVLIDDHNVPSLDDMLKYTASVREWMSADSRNVIAIHCKGGKGRTGTLVCTWLIDSDQFESAQESLDYFGERRTDKSMSSKFQGVETPSQSRYVGYYEVMKTKYNRQLPPDRFLRIKSVRIHSIAGVGKGSGIDLTVKIIVRRELVFQCICAKQEKCALFPDTGNNAVVISLQDCPVISGDIKVMFESSAGLPKGYENCPFYFWFNTSFVENDKLFLSREELDNPHKSKVWDIYKEDFGVTLSFCDP from the exons ATG GATCCAGCCGACATGTCATCCGTGCATTTTAACCCTGGGCTGGATGCCAAAGAGGTTAATGG aaataaagaaatagaaGAAGCTCAAGTCAAGATTGATGATGGCAAAGAGGAGAATGATGAGCCTGACACTCTCTACCA GCAAGTCCGAAAGAAGATTACTCCCTTTGTGATGTCCTTTGGTTTTCG AGTGTTTGGTGTGGTGCTCATCATTGTGGACATCTGTCTGGTCATCGCTGACTTGGCCATTCCCCAGGAGAACCGAGCAGGCCTGGGCGATGCACTGGAGGCTATCTCTCTGGCCATCTCCATCTTCTTCCTGGTGGATGTGCTCCTCAGGGTATATGTGGAAGG aTTCAAAGTGTACTACGCCTCCAAGCTGAATATCATGGACACCTGCATTGTGGTGGTTACCTTGGTCATCACTATGATCTATACTTTCTCAGACTTCTCAGGAGCAAGCCTCATACCAAG AGTGTTTAACTTCCTGAAGGCATTGAGAATCATTATCCTGTTCCGTGTCTTCCGCCTGGCCTCACAGAAGCAGGAGCTGGAGAAAGTTACCAGGAGAATG GTCTCCGAAAACAAGCGGCGGTATCAGAAGGACGGGTTTGACCTTGACCTTACGTATGTCACAG ATCGAGTCATCGCCATGTCTTTTCCATCATCTGGGAAGCAGTCTCTCTACAGGAATCCAATCAAA gAAGTGGCAAGATTCCTTGACACCAAACATCTTGATCATTACAAAGTATACAACCTCTGCA GTGAAAAGGCCTATGATCACAAGTTTTTCCACTACAGAGTGGAGCGCGTGCTCATAGACGACCACAACGTGCCATCTTTAGA TGATATGCTGAAGTACACTgccagtgtgagagagtggatgtCAGCAGATTCCAGGAATGTTATTGCCATTCACTGCAAAGGAGGGAAGG GGCGGACTGGGACGCTAGTCTGCACATGGCTCATTGACAGTGATCAGTTTGAGAGCGCTCAG GAGAGTCTGGACTACTTTGGAGAGAGGAGAACTGACAAAAGCATGAGCTCCAAGTTCCAGGGAGTGGAGACACCCTCTCAG AGCAGGTACGTTGGATATTATGAAGTCATGAAGACCAAGTATAACCGTCAGCTGCCCCCTGACAGGTTCCTGAGGATAAAGAGCGTCCGCATCCACTCCATCGCAG GTGTGGGCAAAGGCAGTGGCATTGACCTGACAGTAAAAATTATTGTGAGGAGAGAACTTGTGTTCCAGTGTATCTGTGCCAAGCAGGAGAAATGTGCG CTGTTTCCAGATACTGGCAATAATGCCGTGGTCATCAGTTTACAGGACTGCCCAGTTATCTCGGGAGATATCAAGGTCATGTTTGAATCTAGTGCT GGCCTTCCGAAGGGATATGAGAACTGCCCCTTCTACTTCTGGTTCAATACCTCCTTTGTTGAGAATGATAA GTTGTTTCTGTCCAGGGAAGAACTGGACAATCCACACAAATCAAAGGTGTGGGACATCTACAAAGAGGACTTTGGTGTGACTCTGTCCTTCTGTGACCCTTGA